Proteins encoded within one genomic window of Macrotis lagotis isolate mMagLag1 chromosome 3, bilby.v1.9.chrom.fasta, whole genome shotgun sequence:
- the LOC141516737 gene encoding olfactory receptor 9Q1-like produces MAIGNRTIVMEFILLGFTNHPELKSLLLVVFLVFYLMILLGNLSMITLVWTNPRLHTPMYFLLRHLAFLDFGFSSSVLPQLLVTLAAGRAVLSYERCATQFFMFAFFGTCDCFLLAIMAYDRYVAVCQPLLYVTIMTPKTCLKFVTGAYLGGLTNATVRTCCMFSLSFCGDNQIDFVYCDLPPLLKLSCGDTFLQELVTGIFAHIVILSSLIMILVSYLFIIRAILQIHSAGGRAKTFSTCGSHLTAVGLFFGTLIFMYVQSKSGESLDEGKVASLFYTVVIPMLNPLIYSLRNKEVNEAMMRTLSRLKGS; encoded by the coding sequence ATGGCTATTGGAAATAGGACCATTGTAATGGAGTTTATCCTGCTGGGCTTCACCAACCACCCTGAGCTGAAGTCTCTTCTGCTGGTAGTGTTTCTGGTCTTCTACCTCATGATACTGTTGGGTAACCTGAGCATGATCACCCTGGTGTGGACTAATCCCAGACTCCATACACCCATGTATTTCCTGCTCCGACATCTGGCATTCTTGGATTTTGGTTTCTCCTCATCAGTGTTGCCTCAGCTCCTGGTGACCTTAGCTGCTGGAAGAGCTGTGCTCTCTTATGAGCGGTGTGCCACCCAATTCTTCATGTTTGCCTTCTTTGGCACCTGTGATTGCTTCCTGCTGGCCATCATGGCCTATGACCGCTATGTGGCTGTGTGTCAGCCTCTGCTTTATGTCACCATCATGACTCCCAAGACGTGTCTGAAGTTTGTGACTGGGGCTTATCTTGGCGGTTTGACTAATGCCACTGTAAGGACCTGCTGCATGTTCTCACTCTCCTTCTGTGGTGACAACCAGATAGATTTTGTTTACTGTGATCTTCCCCCCTTGTTGAAGCTATCCTGTGGGGATACTTTCCTACAAGAACTTGTGACAGGCATATTTGCTCACATTGTGATCCTGTCTAGCCTGATCATGATTTTGGTGTCCTATCTGTTCATCATCAGAGCCATCCTACAGATCCACTCTGCTGGAGGGAGGGCCAAGACCTTTTCCACTTGTGGCTCCCACTTGACTGCTGTTGGGCTTTTCTTTGGGACtcttatatttatgtatgtacaaAGCAAATCTGGAGAATCCCTAGATGAGGGCAAAGTTGCATCTCTGTTCTACACTGTAGTGATCCCAATGTTGAACCCCCTCATCTACAGCTTGAGGAACAAGGAGGTGAATGAGGCCATGATGAGAACTCTTAGTAGGCTTAAGGGATCTTAA
- the LOC141516740 gene encoding olfactory receptor 9Q1-like gives MATGNRTIVMQFILLGFTNHPELKSLLLVVFLAFYLMILLGNLSMITLVWTNSRLHIPMYFLLQHLAFLDFCFSSSVMPQLLVTLTAGRAVLSYEQCATQFFMFTFFGTCDCYLLAIMAYDRYVAVCQPLLYVTIMTPKTRLKFVTGAYLGGLTIATIRTCCMFSLSFCGDNQIDFIFCDLSPLLKLSCGDTFPQILVIVLFARFVILSSLAMILVSYLFIIRAIIQIHSAGRRAKTFSTCASHLTAVGLFFGTLAFMYVRSKSGESLDEGKVVSVFYTVVIPMLNPLIYSLRNKEVKEALKTTLSRLNLS, from the coding sequence ATGGCTACTGGAAATAGGACCATTGTGATGCAGTTTATCTTGCTTGGCTTCACCAACCACCCTGAACTAAAGTCTCTTCTGCTGGTCGTGTTTCTGGCTTTCTACCTCATGATACTGCTGGGTAACCTGAGTATGATCACCCTGGTGTGGACTAATTCGAGGCTCCACATACCCATGTATTTCTTGCTCCAACATCTGGCTTTCCTAGATTTCTGCTTCTCTTCATCAGTGATGCCTCAGCTTCTGGTGACCTTAACTGCTGGAAGAGCTGTGCTCTCTTATGAGCAGTGTGCCACCCAGTTTTTCATGTTCACTTTCTTTGGCACTTGTGATTGCTACCTGTTGGCTATAATGGCCTATGACCGTTATGTGGCTGTGTGTCAGCCTCTGCTTTATGTCACCATCATGACTCCCAAAACCAGACTGAAATTTGTGACTGGGGCCTATCTTGGGGGTTTGACTATTGCTACAATAAGGACCTGCTGCATGTTTTCCCTCTCCTTCTGTGGTGACAATcagatagattttattttctgtgaccTCTCACCCTTGTTGAAGCTGTCCTGTGGGGACACTTTCCCACAAATACTCGTGATTGTCCTGTTTGCTCGCTTTGTGATCCTGTCCAGCCTGGCAATGATCTTGGTATCCTATTTGTTCATCATCAGAGCAATAATACAGATCCACTCTGCTGGAAGGAGGGCCAAGACCTTTTCCACTTGTGCCTCCCACTTGACTGCTGTTGGGCTCTTCTTTGGGACCCTTGCCTTCATGTATGTACGCAGCAAATCTGGAGAATCCCTAGATGAGGGCAAGGTGGTATCTGTGTTCTACACTGTAGTGATACCTATGCTGAACCCTCTCATCTACAGCCTAAGGAACAAGGAGGTGAAGGAGGCCCTGAAAACAACTCTTAGTAGGCTTAACTTGTCTTAA
- the LOC141516738 gene encoding olfactory receptor 9Q1-like, translating into MATVNKTIVKEFILLGFTNHPELKPLLLIVFLAFYRIILLGNLSMITLVWTNPRLHTPMYFLLQHLAFLDFCFSSSVLPQLLVTLTAGRAVLSYEQCATQFFLFTFFGTSDCYLLTIMACDHYVAVCQPLLYVTIMTPKTRLKFVTGAYFGVLISATVRTSCMFSLSFCGNNQIDFIFCDLSTLMKLSCGDTFLRELVIVLFAHFVILSSLIIILASYLFIIRAILKMHSAGGRAKTFSTCGSHLTAVGLFFGTLVFMYVRSQSGECLDEGKVVSVFYTVVIPMLNPLIYSLRNKEVKEVLKRTLSRLKLS; encoded by the coding sequence ATGGCTACTGTAAATAAGACCATTGTAAAGGAGTTTATCCTGCTTGGCTTCACCAACCACCCTGAGCTGAAACCTCTTCTTCTCATAGTGTTTCTGGCCTTCTACCGCATAATACTGTTGGGTAACCTGAGCATGATCACTCTGGTGTGGACTAATCCAAGACTCCATACACCAATGTACTTCTTGCTCCAACATCTGGCTTTCCTAGATTTTTGTTTCTCCTCATCAGTGTTGCCTCAACTTCTGGTGACCTTAACTGCTGGAAGAGCTGTGCTCTCTTATGAGCAGTGTGCCACCCAATTCTTCCTGTTCACTTTCTTTGGCACCTCTGATTGCTACCTGCTGACCATCATGGCCTGTGACCACTATGTGGCTGTGTGTCAGCCTCTACTTTATGTCACTATCATGACTCCCAAGACCAGATTGAAATTTGTGACTGGGGCCTATTTTGGGGTATTGATTAGTGCTACTGTAAGGACTTCCTGCATGTTCTCACTCTCCTTCTGTGGCAACAACCAGATAGATTTTATCTTCTGTGACCTCTCAACCCTGATGAAGCTGTCCTGTGGTGACACTTTCTTACGAGAACTCGTGATTGTCCTCTTTGCTCACTTTGTGATCCTGTCCAGTCTGATCATAATCTTAGCGTCCTATCTGTTTATCATCAGAGCCATCCTAAAGATGCACTCTGCTGGAGGGAGGGCCAAGACCTTTTCTACTTGTGGCTCCCACTTGACTGCTGTTGGACTTTTCTTTGGGACTCTTGTATTCATGTATGTACGAAGCCAATCTGGAGAATGCCTAGATGAGGGCAAGGTGGTTTCTGTGTTCTACACTGTAGTGATTCCTATGTTGAACCCTCTCATCTATAGCCTGAGGAACAAGGAGGTGAAGGAGGTCCTGAAGAGAACTCTTAGTAGGCTTAAGTTGTCTTAA